Proteins encoded within one genomic window of Pararhizobium capsulatum DSM 1112:
- a CDS encoding SMP-30/gluconolactonase/LRE family protein: MVETIAFSGSIFCDAALQLGEGPAFDPATGIAWWHNIKGKELHELHLESGAKRVHAMPFLSSVIAVIDPERQLIVSDDGLFVREIKSGTLTKFGALEDKPGNRSNDGRVHVSGSLWVGTMGRTAEKGAGAIYHVAGSTVTKLYDGVSIPNSICFSPDGKTAYFVDSMVNRIMRVDLDPATGLPTGDATVFSDQSGNPGDVDGSVCDADGLIWNARWGQGAVDVYSPDGTWLKRYAVPASQSSCPAFIGAKADRLMVTSAWADMDDEARAADPHAGKTFDLGIIVNGRFEPAFVL, translated from the coding sequence ATGGTTGAGACCATCGCCTTTTCCGGCAGCATTTTCTGTGACGCAGCGCTTCAGCTCGGCGAAGGCCCGGCCTTCGACCCCGCGACCGGCATTGCCTGGTGGCACAACATCAAGGGCAAGGAACTGCACGAGCTTCACCTCGAAAGCGGAGCCAAGCGCGTCCACGCCATGCCGTTCCTGTCCAGCGTCATCGCCGTCATCGATCCCGAGCGCCAGCTGATCGTTTCCGACGACGGGCTTTTCGTCCGCGAGATCAAGAGTGGCACGCTGACCAAGTTTGGTGCGCTTGAGGACAAGCCGGGCAACCGCTCCAATGACGGCCGCGTGCACGTCTCCGGCAGCCTCTGGGTCGGCACCATGGGTCGCACCGCAGAAAAAGGCGCAGGCGCCATCTATCACGTTGCGGGAAGTACCGTGACGAAGCTCTATGATGGCGTCAGCATCCCCAACAGCATCTGCTTCTCGCCGGATGGAAAGACCGCCTATTTCGTCGATTCCATGGTCAACCGCATCATGCGCGTCGATCTCGATCCGGCGACAGGACTGCCAACTGGCGACGCCACGGTCTTCTCTGATCAAAGCGGTAATCCCGGGGATGTCGACGGCTCGGTCTGTGATGCCGACGGGCTGATCTGGAATGCCCGCTGGGGCCAGGGTGCTGTCGATGTCTACAGTCCTGATGGGACCTGGCTGAAGCGGTATGCCGTGCCCGCCAGCCAGTCGAGCTGCCCCGCCTTTATCGGCGCAAAGGCCGATCGGCTGATGGTAACCTCGGCCTGGGCGGACATGGATGATGAGGCCCGCGCGGCCGATCCGCATGCCGGCAAGACCTTCGATCTCGGCATCATCGTCAATGGCCGCTTCGAGCCAGCTTTCGTTCTCTGA
- a CDS encoding 2-dehydro-3-deoxy-6-phosphogalactonate aldolase, which translates to MSRIPFPKMKYPLIAILRGLKPTETESVVGALIEAGFTAIEIPLNSPDPFTSIEIAVKMAPANCLIGAGTVLTTDQVEQLDTVGGRLMVSPNVEPGVIRLAAEKGMVTMPGVFTPTEALAAARAGATGLKFFPASVLGPSGISAIRAVLPPELEIAAVGGVSEANFGDYAKIGVKSFGLGSSLYKAGMDAAEVGKRAKATIAAYDSVYGA; encoded by the coding sequence ATGAGCCGCATTCCCTTCCCCAAAATGAAGTATCCGTTGATCGCCATCCTGCGCGGCCTCAAGCCGACCGAAACGGAGAGCGTCGTCGGCGCGCTGATCGAAGCGGGCTTCACCGCTATCGAAATCCCGCTCAACTCGCCCGATCCGTTCACCTCGATCGAGATCGCCGTGAAGATGGCGCCCGCCAACTGCCTGATCGGCGCGGGCACCGTGCTGACGACCGATCAGGTCGAACAGCTCGATACCGTTGGCGGCCGGCTGATGGTGAGCCCGAATGTCGAGCCCGGCGTCATCCGCCTCGCTGCGGAAAAAGGCATGGTGACCATGCCCGGCGTGTTCACCCCGACGGAGGCACTGGCTGCTGCGCGCGCTGGTGCGACCGGCCTCAAGTTCTTCCCGGCGAGCGTGCTCGGTCCGTCCGGCATTTCCGCAATCCGCGCGGTCCTTCCGCCGGAACTGGAAATCGCGGCCGTCGGCGGCGTGTCGGAAGCCAACTTCGGCGACTATGCCAAGATCGGCGTGAAGAGCTTCGGCCTCGGTTCCAGCCTCTACAAGGCCGGGATGGATGCCGCCGAAGTCGGCAAGCGCGCCAAGGCGACCATCGCCGCCTATGACAGCGTTTACGGAGCCTGA
- a CDS encoding 2-dehydro-3-deoxygalactonokinase, which yields MTAPSYAAVDWGTTSFRLWLVGENGDVIGERRSGEGMTTAAKTGFSAILETHLAAVGAPAHLPVVVCGMAGARQAWVEAGYLDTPAPLSGIVGAAVTVPDDNRDIRILPGLAQRSQEHPDVMRGEETQLLGAAASLGNGNHIVCMPGTHSKWVRLTGGVVEGFSTFMTGELFDVISKHSILAQAMVDAGAFDGENTVFLDAVAHAGQNPAMGTNLLFTVRSGQLLHGLSPIDAKARLSGTLIGLEIAGALSSARPGSSVCLVASGPLAALYRSALQALQLEPTIIDADEAVRHGLAAAARTLWPA from the coding sequence ATGACGGCACCATCCTATGCGGCAGTCGACTGGGGCACGACGAGCTTTCGTCTGTGGCTGGTGGGCGAAAACGGCGACGTGATCGGCGAGCGCCGCAGCGGCGAAGGCATGACCACGGCGGCCAAGACCGGCTTCTCAGCCATTCTGGAAACGCATCTTGCGGCCGTCGGTGCGCCTGCGCATCTCCCCGTCGTGGTCTGCGGCATGGCCGGCGCGCGCCAGGCCTGGGTGGAAGCAGGCTATCTGGATACCCCCGCGCCGCTTTCCGGCATCGTCGGTGCGGCAGTGACCGTGCCGGACGACAACCGCGATATCCGCATCCTGCCCGGACTGGCGCAGCGCAGCCAAGAACATCCGGATGTCATGCGGGGCGAGGAGACCCAGCTTCTCGGCGCGGCAGCGTCGCTCGGCAATGGCAACCACATCGTCTGCATGCCCGGCACCCATAGCAAATGGGTGCGGCTGACCGGCGGGGTTGTCGAAGGCTTCTCGACGTTCATGACCGGCGAGCTCTTCGACGTTATCTCGAAGCATTCGATCCTTGCCCAAGCGATGGTCGATGCCGGCGCATTCGACGGGGAAAATACCGTGTTTCTCGATGCTGTTGCCCATGCCGGGCAAAATCCGGCCATGGGGACCAATCTGCTGTTTACCGTTCGCTCGGGGCAATTGCTTCACGGCCTCTCGCCGATCGATGCCAAGGCCCGCCTTTCCGGCACGCTGATCGGCCTGGAGATTGCCGGCGCCCTTTCATCGGCACGCCCGGGCAGCAGTGTCTGCCTCGTCGCTTCCGGCCCACTTGCCGCCCTCTATCGCTCGGCGCTGCAAGCGCTTCAGCTCGAACCCACCATTATCGACGCCGACGAGGCCGTTCGCCACGGTCTCGCCGCTGCCGCCCGCACCCTCTGGCCCGCCTGA
- a CDS encoding SDR family NAD(P)-dependent oxidoreductase, with product MGFPAAEFHDLKGRGVLITGGGSGIGAALVEGFARQGARVAFIDIAKQESNSLVEKLAGECRFPPVFFHADLRDISSLAAIVEKAAEATGGIQVLINNAARDDRQGLEDVTPESWDENQAVNLKHVFFVCQAVVPFMKRAGGGSIINFSSIAFMLNMGEIPAYATAKAGIIGLTKSLAGRLGPDNIRVNAILPGMVVTERQKDLWIDDSAIAAMLKEQCLKQTLVADDMVGPCLYLASDCSARMTAQTMIIDGGVF from the coding sequence ATGGGCTTTCCAGCCGCCGAGTTTCACGACCTCAAGGGCCGTGGCGTTCTGATCACGGGCGGCGGATCCGGTATCGGCGCTGCACTCGTCGAGGGATTTGCCCGGCAGGGTGCCCGCGTCGCCTTCATCGACATCGCAAAGCAGGAAAGCAACTCTCTTGTCGAAAAGTTGGCCGGCGAATGCCGCTTTCCCCCGGTCTTTTTTCACGCCGATCTGCGCGACATATCCTCGCTTGCGGCAATCGTCGAAAAGGCCGCGGAAGCGACGGGCGGCATTCAGGTGCTCATCAACAATGCTGCACGCGACGATCGCCAGGGGCTGGAAGACGTGACGCCGGAAAGCTGGGACGAGAACCAGGCGGTTAACCTCAAACACGTCTTCTTTGTCTGCCAGGCGGTTGTCCCTTTCATGAAGCGTGCCGGCGGCGGCTCCATCATCAATTTTTCGTCTATCGCGTTCATGCTGAACATGGGCGAAATCCCGGCTTACGCCACGGCCAAGGCCGGCATCATTGGCCTCACGAAATCGCTCGCTGGACGGCTCGGACCGGATAATATCCGCGTCAATGCCATCCTGCCCGGCATGGTCGTGACCGAACGGCAGAAGGATCTCTGGATAGACGACTCGGCCATTGCCGCCATGTTGAAAGAACAATGCCTGAAACAGACGCTTGTTGCAGACGACATGGTGGGGCCATGCCTCTACCTCGCCTCGGACTGCTCGGCGCGGATGACGGCACAAACGATGATTATCGACGGAGGCGTATTTTAA